A single Equus quagga isolate Etosha38 chromosome 8, UCLA_HA_Equagga_1.0, whole genome shotgun sequence DNA region contains:
- the SVOPL gene encoding putative transporter SVOPL isoform X3 — protein MEIMLIAVVSPVIRCEWQLENWQVALVTTMVFFGYMVFSIVFGLLADRYGRWKILLISFLWGAYFSLLTSFSPSYIWFVFLRTMVGCGVSGHAQGLIIKTEFLPTKYRGYMLPLSQVFWLAGSLLIIGLASVVIPTIGWRWLIRIASIPGIILIMAFKFIPESARFNVSTGNTQAAMTTLESIAKMNRSAMPEGKLVEPILEKRGRFADLLDAKYLRTTLQIWVIWLGISFAYYGVILASAELLERDLVCGSQSELESEVVVTLGDTEGSQSPCHCHMFAPSDYRTMIISTIGEIALNPLNILGINFLGRRLSLSITMGCTALFFLLLNICTSSAGLVGFLFMLRALVAANFNTIYIYTAEVYPTTMRSLGMGTSGSLCRIGAMVAPFISQVLMSASILGALCLFSSVCVVCAISAFTLPIETKGRALQQIK, from the exons ATGGAGATCATGTTAATAGCAGTTGTATCTCCCGTCATCCGCTGTGAATGGCAGCTGGAGAATTGGCAGGTGGCGTTAGTGACCACG ATGGTGTTTTTTGGCTACATGGTATTCAGCATCGTCTTCGGCCTCTTGGCTGACAGATATGGCCGCTGGAAG ATTTTGCTCATCTCGTTCCTGTGGGGAGCCTACTTCTCCTTGCTGACCTCTTTCTCTCCCTCGTACATCTGGTTTGTCTTCCTGCGGACAATGGTGGGCTGTGGCGTGTCCGGCCATGCGCAAGG GCTAATCATAAAGACGGAATTTTTGCCTACAAAATATCGAGGCTACATGCTCCCCTTGTCTCAG GTTTTCTGGCTTGCTGGCTCCCTGCTTATCATCGGCTTGGCCTCTGTGGTCATCCCCACCATTGGGTGGCGTTGGCTCATCCGCATCGCCTCCATTCCTGGCATCATCCTCATCATGGCCTTCAAG TTTATTCCTGAATCTGCTCGCTTCAATGTCTCCACCGGGAACACTCAGGCTGCCATGACCACGCTGGAGAGCATCGCCAAGATGAACCGCTCGGCCATGCCGGAGGGGAAGCTGGTGGAGCCCATCCTG gaaaaaagaggaagatttgcagacCTATTGGATGCTAAATATTTACGGACCACGTTACAgatctgggtcatatg GCTGGGAATCTCTTTCGCCTACTATGGGGTCATCCTGGCCAGCGCCGAGCTGCTGGAGCGAGACCTGGTCTGTGGTTCGCAGTCTGAGTTGGAGTCTGAGGTGGTGGTGACCCTGGGGGATACAGAAGGAAGCCAGAGTCCCTGCCACTGCCACATGTTTGCCCCCTCCGACTACCGGACCATGATTATCAGCACCATCGGTGAAATTGCTC TGAACCCTTTAAATATCCTGGGCATTAATTTCCTGGGAAGACGGCTGAGCCTTTCTATCACCATGGGATGCAcggctttgttcttccttctcctcaatATTTGCACTTCAAG TGCTGGCCTCGTTGGCTTCCTCTTCATGCTGAGGGCTTTGGTGGCAGCCAACTTCAACACCATCTACATCTACACTGCTGAG GTCTACCCCACGACGATGCGTTCTTTGGGGATGGGGACCAGCGGCTCCCTGTGTCGCATTGGTGCAATGGTGGCACCATTTATATCCCAG